From Selenomonas ruminantium AC2024, a single genomic window includes:
- a CDS encoding flagellar basal body-associated FliL family protein, translating into MADEEKDTEEVAEEEPKKKSPIILVVVLVLIGLVLAGGISFFITTKMMADTATEQVNEHHDPGKFIKLGDAKDGIMVNVGGQKAGKFLKAGIVLEMNPGKKANMTEEGALLPEAETKILDTTMQILRSAKLDEFDATRQDELKKKIKDELNNKLGPGSVYDVYITSFLLQ; encoded by the coding sequence ATGGCTGACGAAGAAAAAGACACAGAGGAAGTGGCGGAGGAAGAACCGAAGAAGAAATCTCCGATAATCCTTGTCGTGGTGCTGGTTCTGATTGGACTGGTACTTGCCGGCGGCATCTCATTCTTTATTACCACTAAGATGATGGCAGATACCGCGACAGAGCAGGTAAATGAACACCATGACCCCGGTAAGTTTATCAAGCTGGGGGATGCCAAAGATGGCATTATGGTCAATGTCGGCGGACAAAAAGCCGGCAAGTTCCTGAAAGCGGGAATCGTCCTGGAGATGAATCCTGGCAAGAAGGCGAATATGACGGAGGAAGGCGCTTTGCTGCCGGAGGCCGAGACGAAGATTCTCGATACCACCATGCAAATCCTTCGCAGCGCTAAGCTGGATGAGTTTGATGCAACCCGTCAGGATGAGCTGAAAAAGAAGATTAAGGATGAACTGAACAACAAGCTGGGGCCTGGTTCGGTGTATGATGTGTATATAACTAGCTTCCTGCTTCAGTAA
- a CDS encoding flagellar hook protein FlgE, which translates to MMRSLFSGVSGLKGHQTRMDVIGNNIANVNATGFKSSRVTFADTLSQTQTAASAPGDTLGGTNPKQIGLGTGVASIDLLFTDGSAQQTGKNTDVALSGNGLFVVKSGKDTYYTRDGAFEFDADGNYVLPGSGHYVQGWMAKDGVLTTNGGIENIVVKAGKSMAAKASEKITYENNLNSAALTISKISGGNGTIQAADVSASNPVTLDINGTTYTVTGITSNIDTSATWTVNAAVAAGGTTITITDGTNPAVTCTLSTATTAAIPASTSVNSVSGPLKSSTASTTKPVTLTMSDGSTVTQTSGTYTTGYSLPITTTVNVYDTLGNVHTLNLFFTKTKVSSSTGNEWTLSLDSDITKTSTTITETDGSTTTLTLKPVTINFTTSGKYNSGTGSTTLTLTNGALGTQSVAIDLSTLTQYAGSNTVKGEANGNAAGTLKSVSIDQSGIITGVYTNGVRQSEAQIAIAQFSNASGLTKTGSSLYQESNNSGTANVKTAADLGVSITPSALEMSNVDIANEFSDMIITQRGFQSNSKVITVGDEMLETLINMKR; encoded by the coding sequence ATGATGCGTTCGCTTTTTTCTGGTGTTTCGGGCTTGAAGGGACATCAAACGAGAATGGATGTTATTGGTAATAATATTGCTAACGTAAATGCCACGGGCTTTAAGTCCAGTCGTGTAACTTTTGCTGATACACTTAGCCAGACGCAGACAGCAGCTTCAGCACCGGGGGATACTTTGGGCGGCACGAACCCCAAGCAGATTGGCTTAGGCACGGGCGTAGCCAGCATTGACCTGCTTTTTACCGATGGCAGTGCCCAGCAGACAGGCAAAAATACGGACGTGGCTTTGTCTGGCAATGGCTTATTTGTAGTAAAGAGCGGCAAAGATACTTATTATACTCGTGATGGCGCTTTTGAATTCGATGCGGATGGTAACTATGTATTGCCGGGAAGCGGCCACTATGTACAGGGCTGGATGGCTAAAGACGGTGTGTTGACTACAAATGGCGGCATAGAAAATATCGTGGTCAAGGCCGGTAAAAGCATGGCGGCTAAGGCATCGGAAAAGATAACATATGAGAACAATCTTAATTCGGCGGCATTAACTATTAGTAAGATATCTGGAGGAAATGGTACTATTCAAGCTGCTGATGTATCTGCGTCCAATCCAGTGACTTTGGATATTAATGGTACAACCTATACAGTAACAGGTATTACAAGTAATATAGATACTAGCGCAACATGGACAGTGAATGCGGCCGTCGCGGCCGGTGGCACTACCATTACTATAACAGATGGTACCAATCCTGCTGTAACATGTACCCTTTCAACTGCTACAACCGCTGCAATTCCTGCTTCTACTAGTGTGAACAGTGTGAGTGGTCCCCTGAAAAGCTCCACGGCCAGTACGACTAAGCCCGTAACATTGACTATGAGTGATGGTTCTACTGTGACTCAGACTTCGGGAACGTACACTACTGGATACAGTCTGCCGATTACGACAACTGTTAATGTCTATGATACTTTAGGCAACGTCCATACGTTGAATCTTTTCTTTACTAAGACGAAGGTTTCTAGTTCCACAGGTAATGAATGGACATTATCGCTAGATTCCGATATTACGAAGACCAGTACGACAATTACAGAGACGGATGGTTCCACGACCACGCTTACGTTGAAACCAGTAACTATCAATTTTACGACTTCCGGTAAGTACAACAGCGGTACTGGTTCCACTACACTTACCTTAACGAATGGTGCTTTGGGTACGCAAAGTGTTGCTATTGATTTATCTACCCTTACCCAATATGCTGGTAGCAACACAGTGAAGGGAGAGGCTAATGGTAATGCTGCAGGTACATTGAAGAGTGTATCTATTGACCAGTCTGGTATTATCACAGGTGTATACACTAATGGTGTGCGTCAGTCAGAAGCACAAATTGCCATTGCGCAGTTCAGTAATGCCTCCGGTCTGACCAAGACGGGTAGCAGCCTCTATCAGGAATCCAACAACTCCGGTACGGCAAATGTCAAGACGGCTGCCGATCTGGGTGTGAGTATTACGCCATCGGCACTTGAAATGTCCAACGTGGATATCGCCAACGAATTCTCCGATATGATTATCACCCAGCGTGGTTTCCAGTCTAACTCCAAAGTTATCACTGTCGGTGACGAGATGCTGGAGACGCTCATCAACATGAAACGTTAA
- a CDS encoding flagellar hook capping FlgD N-terminal domain-containing protein, with protein sequence MANSLNTITVDGVTQTLENYQASQTQANKDNSALGKDAFLQLLVTQMKYQDPLDPQDNGEYLAQLAQFSALEQMTNVADGLSDVSKLVSNIDTSVLVGQLSNMIGKDIQWTIDTTSTDANGKVSTTTSKMEGKVTGVSISDGSPTIVASAGGQSYKVAIGNIIRIGEGVQGS encoded by the coding sequence GTGGCAAATTCATTAAACACAATCACAGTGGATGGTGTAACTCAGACGCTGGAAAACTATCAGGCAAGTCAGACGCAGGCCAACAAGGATAACAGTGCCTTAGGCAAGGATGCATTCCTGCAGTTATTGGTTACTCAGATGAAGTATCAGGACCCGCTGGACCCGCAGGATAATGGCGAATATCTGGCCCAGTTGGCACAGTTCTCCGCATTGGAACAGATGACCAATGTAGCCGATGGCCTCAGTGATGTATCGAAACTGGTCAGCAACATTGACACTTCGGTACTGGTAGGCCAGCTCAGCAATATGATTGGCAAAGATATCCAGTGGACCATTGACACCACCAGCACGGACGCAAATGGCAAGGTTAGTACGACAACCTCCAAGATGGAAGGCAAGGTTACAGGGGTAAGCATTTCCGATGGCTCGCCCACGATTGTAGCCAGTGCCGGCGGCCAGTCCTATAAGGTCGCTATTGGCAACATCATCCGTATTGGAGAAGGTGTACAGGGAAGCTAA
- a CDS encoding TIGR02530 family flagellar biosynthesis protein, translating into MHPILPLQGRITSLQGTAQTHNASQISFQDFLQSAQEKESAKGAEIAFSVHAQNRLQERNINLSHEDLARLQSAVDKLAQKGARESLIYMQEVALVVSVANRTVITALEKLQGTDNIITNIDSAAII; encoded by the coding sequence ATGCACCCCATCCTTCCGCTTCAAGGACGAATAACCAGTTTGCAAGGTACTGCACAGACGCATAATGCGAGCCAAATCAGCTTTCAAGATTTTCTGCAAAGTGCGCAGGAGAAGGAATCTGCCAAAGGCGCAGAGATTGCCTTCTCCGTGCATGCGCAGAACCGCTTGCAAGAAAGGAATATCAATTTGAGCCATGAAGATTTGGCTCGCCTGCAGTCAGCCGTTGACAAGCTGGCCCAAAAGGGAGCGAGGGAATCCCTCATCTACATGCAGGAGGTGGCGCTGGTGGTCAGCGTAGCCAATCGCACGGTAATCACCGCTCTGGAAAAACTCCAGGGCACAGACAACATAATAACGAATATTGACAGTGCAGCAATCATCTAA
- the fliM gene encoding flagellar motor switch protein FliM: MADEVLSQSEIDKLLSALSDGTVSAEEVKADEEQKKVKTYDFKRPDKFSKDQIRTLFMLHESFSRLLNTYLSTHLRTLVNVEVASVEQLTYQEFVQSLANPSVISIVAVPPLKGNIIMEINTEIAFAFIDRVFGGEGRVGIKPRVLTEIEEVVVQRFINTALGHLKEAWINVVEFFPALETTESNPQFTQIVPPSDMVVIVTIQMKVGEVEGMMNICIPYLVLEPVMSKLTTTFWVAASVSRDDDPEQVKLLQKKIERTKVPFVVQLGELHLTIHEFLTLGFGDVLQMDTRVDDNLLCLVGKKPKFYCRPGKSGKKMAVQVTKIISEGDENTDE, from the coding sequence TTGGCAGATGAAGTACTATCTCAATCTGAGATAGATAAACTGCTTTCCGCACTGTCAGACGGAACCGTATCGGCAGAAGAAGTCAAAGCAGACGAAGAACAAAAGAAAGTTAAGACATACGACTTCAAGCGACCAGACAAATTTTCCAAGGACCAGATACGAACGCTCTTTATGCTTCATGAGAGTTTTTCCAGGCTCTTGAACACGTATTTGTCTACCCACCTGCGCACGCTGGTGAATGTGGAAGTGGCATCCGTCGAACAGCTGACTTATCAGGAATTTGTCCAGTCACTGGCAAATCCATCGGTTATCAGCATCGTGGCTGTGCCACCGCTAAAAGGCAATATCATCATGGAAATCAATACTGAGATTGCCTTTGCCTTTATCGACCGCGTGTTTGGTGGCGAAGGACGAGTGGGAATAAAACCCCGCGTCCTTACAGAAATTGAGGAAGTGGTGGTACAGCGCTTTATCAATACAGCGCTGGGCCATTTGAAGGAAGCTTGGATAAATGTGGTGGAATTTTTCCCCGCATTGGAAACAACGGAATCAAACCCGCAATTCACCCAAATCGTACCACCTAGTGATATGGTGGTCATCGTCACCATTCAGATGAAGGTGGGGGAAGTTGAGGGGATGATGAATATCTGTATTCCTTATCTGGTGCTTGAGCCGGTTATGTCAAAACTCACAACTACCTTCTGGGTAGCTGCATCAGTATCCAGGGATGATGACCCCGAGCAGGTCAAACTCCTGCAAAAGAAGATTGAGCGTACTAAGGTACCCTTCGTGGTACAGCTCGGTGAACTCCATCTTACGATTCATGAGTTCCTGACACTGGGGTTTGGGGATGTCCTGCAAATGGACACCCGTGTGGATGATAATTTATTATGTTTGGTAGGCAAAAAGCCAAAGTTTTACTGCCGCCCGGGTAAATCGGGCAAGAAAATGGCGGTTCAGGTTACCAAAATTATAAGCGAAGGAGATGAAAATACTGATGAGTGA
- a CDS encoding flagellar FlbD family protein yields MIKLTKFNSQTNKKGEFVLNAEIIETIEETPDTVITLTNGKKFIVEEPMDEIVRRVMKYRRALHQ; encoded by the coding sequence ATGATTAAGCTGACAAAGTTTAATTCGCAGACAAATAAAAAAGGAGAATTCGTGCTCAATGCCGAAATAATAGAAACGATAGAAGAAACGCCAGATACAGTCATAACTTTGACTAACGGCAAAAAGTTCATTGTGGAGGAACCCATGGACGAAATCGTCCGCCGGGTGATGAAGTACCGCCGGGCGCTTCATCAATGA